One genomic window of Camelina sativa cultivar DH55 chromosome 5, Cs, whole genome shotgun sequence includes the following:
- the LOC104787472 gene encoding uncharacterized protein LOC104787472, with the protein MSIKNVAFLLAYVICVVVSVNAQLPQFPAPFPFPFPFQPIPGVPGLPDITKCWSVVMDIPGCITEIAQSIFTGKFGNIGPACCKAFLDAEANCMPKIPFNPFFPPMLKEQCSRIAGAGAVPPTPK; encoded by the coding sequence ATGTCTATCAAAAATGTTGCTTTTCTTCTTGCATATGTCATATGCGTTGTGGTCTCGGTAAATGCTCAACTACCACAGTTTCCGGCTCCATTTCCTTTCCCATTTCCATTTCAACCAATTCCAGGTGTACCAGGATTACCTGATATAACAAAATGTTGGTCAGTAGTGATGGATATTCCTGGATGCATTACAGAGATTGCTCAATCGATATTCACTGGAAAGTTCGGTAATATAGGTCCTGCTTGTTGCAAAGCATTTTTGGATGCAGAAGCCAATTGCATGCCGAAAATTCCATTTAATCCGTTTTTTCCTCCTATGTTAAAAGAACAATGTTCAAGAATTGCTGGTGCTGGTGCAGTCCCTCCTACTCCAAAATAG